From Frateuria aurantia DSM 6220, one genomic window encodes:
- a CDS encoding T6SS effector amidase Tae4 family protein, with protein sequence MSYILNQSGLLIPAIPKSTVPGADHRQYFFRISALKAFLQQRWGLAGQCLYSLVSGYGFRLSKGILIFDVSGWGDASGHATLFDGRRCYDQCYFNDGGQRRYHVDCASLWNLE encoded by the coding sequence ATGAGCTATATCCTCAACCAAAGTGGCTTGCTGATTCCGGCTATACCCAAGAGTACTGTACCCGGCGCAGATCACCGGCAGTATTTCTTCAGGATTTCGGCGTTGAAAGCCTTCCTTCAGCAGCGGTGGGGTCTTGCCGGTCAGTGCTTGTATAGCCTTGTTTCCGGATATGGCTTCAGGTTGAGCAAAGGTATTTTGATCTTCGATGTTTCGGGTTGGGGGGATGCTTCTGGACATGCCACCTTGTTTGATGGACGTCGCTGTTATGACCAATGCTACTTCAACGATGGAGGGCAGAGGCGCTATCACGTGGACTGTGCAAGCTTGTGGAACTTGGAATGA